Proteins found in one Clostridium kluyveri DSM 555 genomic segment:
- a CDS encoding DUF6483 family protein → MSKIHIRNLEIMRKIKEGVELEELAKEYKMSDSAIISIIRKYEELEAYSNEMENLKANNKMNEETELYDLCKLLKFHTHSINALIHKNIRSVDKLLSLSQEEFYAIKNLGKVSQKYIKECISEYKEKIKQHSNTNDNSNKNEVIEEVNIEESELERSINNQVRGVGANREYIYKLIEYVNNGKSDLGFLQKEIGKEFERIESVNKELLETLINLYMARVMPWADNARRYKVDMEWRLQCLLYKYNNDDGTISQDGLLEIMVKRDINDGKLKEAQSKVITAVNSRKSKRSYEIAVFFYEQIDKWDEDKLAKCNFSKQKIKEGLKFVKKLYEQG, encoded by the coding sequence ATGTCTAAGATTCATATAAGGAATTTAGAAATTATGCGAAAAATTAAAGAAGGGGTAGAACTTGAGGAATTAGCTAAAGAGTATAAAATGTCTGATTCAGCAATTATTTCTATAATTAGGAAGTATGAAGAATTAGAAGCTTATTCTAATGAAATGGAGAACTTAAAAGCAAATAATAAAATGAATGAAGAAACAGAACTATATGATTTGTGTAAATTATTAAAATTTCATACTCATAGTATTAATGCTTTAATACATAAAAACATTAGAAGTGTTGATAAACTTCTATCATTAAGTCAAGAAGAATTCTATGCGATAAAAAACCTTGGAAAAGTAAGTCAAAAATATATAAAAGAATGTATAAGTGAATATAAAGAAAAAATAAAACAACATTCTAATACGAATGATAATTCTAATAAAAATGAAGTAATAGAAGAAGTTAATATTGAAGAATCTGAACTTGAAAGATCTATAAATAATCAAGTAAGAGGTGTGGGAGCCAATAGAGAGTATATTTATAAACTTATTGAATATGTAAATAATGGGAAAAGTGATTTGGGATTTTTGCAAAAAGAAATAGGCAAAGAATTTGAGAGGATAGAAAGTGTAAACAAAGAATTACTGGAAACCTTAATAAATTTATATATGGCTAGAGTTATGCCTTGGGCAGATAATGCAAGAAGATATAAAGTTGATATGGAATGGAGATTACAGTGCCTATTGTATAAATACAATAATGATGATGGAACTATTTCACAAGATGGGTTATTGGAAATCATGGTTAAAAGAGATATAAATGATGGTAAACTTAAGGAAGCTCAGAGTAAAGTAATTACAGCAGTAAATTCACGTAAATCAAAACGAAGTTATGAAATTGCAGTATTCTTTTATGAGCAGATCGATAAATGGGATGAAGATAAACTTGCTAAGTGTAACTTTTCAAAACAAAAAATAAAAGAAGGATTAAAGTTTGTAAAAAAATTATATGAGCAGGGTTAA
- a CDS encoding terminase yields the protein MGLSKETAQKLKYLWEDGHEIEWIETFIKIVNKDTKLVPFILTPEQKKFVEELVKYGIVLKSRQLGISVIIIALSIRQCIVYPNSNCLLVSHDQKSCNAIFDKLKQQFNSLPMWLKPKENANNRQEIKMANGSKISAVCAGNKDVGRGDTLHLVHLSEFAFWKMPEKQLNSITQALAPDGKLIIESTANGLNYFYNLYFQAKNNENSYKSFFFNWIDGSTLFEKDYENSVEIYKAKNNNELLKVEELNDEEKELVNLGATMEQLMWRRLKVASGGLDAFHMEYPSQDIEAFISTGANVFDNKRITEVQRSIKKNNYIPKNNITDLPLELQKFYGRSFFIYQIPQVGQKYYIGCDLSEGVGLDHSVVEVFSQDGEQVAEFYNNKVKPYQMAEIINMIGRYYNKALLNIERASGGNSCIERLRYNYKYLNMLKQKMFDERNKAIWRLGFETNSKSKNIIINDFIELFDTGAIKINSLRLLQEMQTFVINDTGNMGANSGSHDDCVMGTALALFALKDGRHYKW from the coding sequence ATGGGATTAAGTAAAGAAACTGCACAAAAATTAAAGTACCTGTGGGAAGATGGTCATGAAATTGAATGGATTGAAACATTTATAAAAATAGTTAATAAGGATACGAAATTAGTACCTTTTATACTTACGCCAGAGCAAAAAAAATTTGTTGAAGAATTAGTTAAATACGGTATTGTACTAAAAAGTAGACAACTAGGAATTTCTGTAATTATAATTGCTTTAAGCATAAGGCAGTGTATTGTATATCCTAATTCAAATTGTTTACTTGTATCACACGATCAAAAATCATGTAATGCCATATTTGATAAATTAAAACAACAATTTAATTCATTACCTATGTGGTTAAAACCTAAAGAAAACGCTAATAACCGTCAAGAAATAAAAATGGCTAATGGTAGCAAAATTTCTGCTGTCTGTGCTGGAAATAAAGATGTAGGTCGTGGGGATACTTTGCATTTAGTACATTTAAGCGAATTTGCATTTTGGAAGATGCCTGAAAAACAATTAAATTCTATTACTCAGGCATTAGCACCAGATGGAAAATTAATTATAGAATCTACTGCAAACGGTCTAAATTATTTTTATAATTTATATTTCCAAGCTAAAAACAATGAAAATAGTTATAAGAGTTTCTTTTTTAATTGGATTGATGGAAGTACATTATTTGAGAAGGATTATGAAAATAGTGTTGAAATATATAAGGCAAAGAATAATAATGAATTGCTTAAAGTAGAAGAATTAAATGATGAAGAAAAGGAACTTGTTAATTTAGGAGCCACCATGGAACAATTAATGTGGAGAAGGTTAAAAGTTGCCAGTGGGGGACTTGATGCCTTTCATATGGAGTACCCTAGTCAAGATATAGAAGCTTTTATTTCAACAGGAGCAAATGTATTTGATAATAAAAGAATAACTGAAGTTCAAAGATCGATTAAGAAAAATAATTACATACCAAAAAATAATATAACTGATTTACCATTAGAATTACAAAAGTTTTATGGTAGGTCATTTTTTATTTACCAAATACCACAAGTAGGACAAAAATATTATATCGGTTGTGATTTAAGTGAAGGTGTGGGGTTAGATCATTCTGTGGTAGAAGTATTTAGTCAAGATGGTGAACAAGTAGCAGAATTCTATAATAATAAGGTTAAACCATATCAGATGGCTGAAATAATCAATATGATAGGAAGATATTATAATAAGGCACTTCTTAATATTGAGCGTGCTAGTGGAGGTAATAGTTGTATTGAAAGGTTGAGATACAACTACAAATATTTAAATATGTTAAAGCAAAAAATGTTTGATGAGAGAAATAAAGCTATTTGGCGACTGGGATTTGAAACAAATAGTAAAAGCAAAAATATTATAATAAATGACTTTATTGAATTATTTGATACAGGAGCTATAAAAATAAACTCTTTGAGATTGCTTCAAGAGATGCAAACATTTGTTATCAATGATACTGGAAACATGGGAGCTAATTCAGGAAGTCATGATGATTGTGTAATGGGTACAGCTTTGGCATTATTTGCCCTTAAAGATGGCAGACATTATAAATGGTAA
- a CDS encoding phage portal protein codes for MDIKEYINCNYNGSKTWFCEEVKQSYNLSRISKIVCNKNYLAGKHKILGKPDMQFKGGEYKTKKLIIQKAKTILNFHSTYLLGKPLSLTGSENKVKEYQIIYRGADYNEIDFDIIDNIGKYGDAYEYVYLDENKNICSKLIDSADAYPVYNNSNEYIAFIEHWTSTYKNIDSNVEYFTIYYTDRVEQWNNESGNLIMVSSSNNLSGLPIHYHNKNDIDPNFGVSLLEDIKFILDEVEDLLSKLGDAIYTLSINPIPVTIGQELLEKTINADVVGYAISLEDGADMKYINATMDYNTIKIYLDKLEQELNRLKEEDANDSGSKDDNVQVNRNNLDGKIVN; via the coding sequence GTGGATATAAAAGAATACATAAATTGTAATTATAATGGGAGTAAGACATGGTTTTGCGAGGAAGTAAAGCAAAGTTATAATTTAAGCAGAATTAGTAAAATAGTGTGTAATAAAAACTATTTGGCCGGAAAGCATAAAATATTAGGAAAACCTGATATGCAATTTAAAGGTGGAGAATATAAAACCAAAAAACTTATTATACAAAAAGCAAAGACTATTTTAAATTTCCATAGTACATATCTTTTGGGCAAGCCATTGTCGTTAACAGGAAGTGAAAACAAAGTTAAAGAATATCAAATTATATATAGAGGGGCAGATTACAATGAAATTGATTTTGATATAATTGATAATATAGGTAAATATGGAGATGCGTATGAATATGTGTATCTGGATGAAAATAAAAATATATGCAGTAAATTAATTGATAGTGCTGATGCTTATCCAGTTTATAACAATAGTAATGAATATATAGCATTCATAGAACATTGGACAAGTACGTATAAAAATATTGATAGCAACGTAGAGTATTTTACTATATATTACACAGACAGAGTAGAACAGTGGAATAATGAAAGTGGTAATTTAATTATGGTTAGTAGCAGTAATAATTTAAGTGGATTGCCCATTCATTATCATAATAAAAATGATATTGATCCTAATTTTGGAGTATCTTTGTTAGAGGATATAAAGTTCATTTTGGATGAGGTAGAGGATTTATTATCTAAGCTAGGAGATGCCATATATACATTATCAATTAACCCTATTCCAGTTACTATAGGGCAGGAGTTGCTTGAAAAAACAATTAATGCAGATGTAGTAGGGTATGCAATTTCATTGGAAGATGGGGCAGATATGAAGTATATAAATGCTACCATGGATTATAATACCATAAAAATATATTTAGATAAGCTAGAACAGGAGTTGAATAGGTTGAAAGAGGAAGACGCTAATGATAGTGGTAGTAAGGATGATAATGTACAGGTTAACAGAAATAATTTGGATGGAAAGATTGTTAACTGA
- a CDS encoding Ig-like domain-containing protein has translation MNTLLNFYNVAIKRMGKTCVVNGINIVGIFKEIEDKNSIDTKYFITATNIKQGDIIEYNDMKYLIINKNENINDVYNVYIIRKCPYTINFNIGGSINVVTGYIETKMFDVNDSKKIILPGGTIIVTVPLNGITSRIEIEHTFIKMGAVWRIIGLDLSLEGLLKITAKETQISPSNDMENEITGGGKFYNYVMTFTPKNININVGITQKIITTISKDGNIVSNPIITYSSNNTSVAIVDSNGIVSGISQGTCNITVTFEGDSQVYTKVIPVTINAVVAKTVKSSTNYNDIGEITKQIKLLRGDTANITVYAYKNNLKESDTFTFSFSGVDSTYYIKNIIDGNNFSIKNVRGSGGQYLTITAISTSDSSVTGSIEIRLAGEW, from the coding sequence ATGAATACATTATTAAATTTTTATAATGTTGCAATAAAAAGAATGGGAAAGACCTGTGTAGTAAATGGTATTAATATTGTAGGTATTTTCAAGGAAATAGAAGACAAAAATTCAATAGATACAAAATATTTTATAACTGCTACAAATATAAAACAAGGTGATATAATAGAGTATAATGATATGAAGTATTTAATAATTAATAAGAATGAAAATATTAACGATGTTTATAATGTATACATTATAAGGAAATGCCCATATACAATTAACTTTAATATAGGTGGCTCTATAAATGTTGTTACAGGATATATAGAAACAAAAATGTTTGATGTCAACGATTCTAAAAAAATAATATTACCAGGAGGAACCATTATTGTAACGGTTCCATTAAATGGAATAACAAGCAGAATTGAAATCGAACATACATTTATAAAGATGGGGGCAGTATGGAGAATTATTGGACTTGATCTAAGTTTAGAAGGATTGTTAAAAATTACTGCTAAAGAAACTCAAATATCTCCATCTAACGATATGGAAAATGAAATAACTGGAGGAGGTAAGTTTTATAATTATGTTATGACCTTTACTCCTAAAAACATCAATATTAATGTAGGAATCACACAGAAGATAATAACTACAATATCAAAGGATGGCAATATTGTGAGTAATCCTATAATTACATATTCTAGTAATAATACATCCGTAGCCATTGTAGATTCAAATGGAATTGTAAGTGGTATTTCTCAAGGCACTTGTAATATAACAGTAACATTTGAAGGGGACTCACAGGTATATACAAAAGTAATACCAGTAACAATCAATGCTGTAGTAGCAAAAACAGTTAAATCCTCAACAAATTATAACGATATTGGAGAAATTACAAAACAAATAAAATTATTACGAGGTGATACTGCGAATATTACAGTATATGCTTACAAAAATAATTTAAAAGAATCAGATACATTTACATTTAGTTTTTCCGGTGTTGATTCTACTTATTACATTAAAAATATTATAGATGGCAATAATTTTAGTATTAAAAATGTTAGAGGTAGTGGTGGACAATATCTGACGATTACAGCTATTTCAACATCAGATAGTAGTGTAACAGGCAGTATTGAAATTAGATTAGCTGGAGAATGGTAA
- a CDS encoding manganese catalase family protein: MFRHEKQLLNNIQVKVERPNPQYAALMQEQLGGGNGELKAALQYLSQSFRVKDQTIKDLFLDIGTEELSHMEIVAETINLLNGHNVNYESVGSGEIQSHVLGGLAPVLINSSGAPWTADYVTVTGDLVADLLSNIASEQRAKVVYEYLYRQINDKEVRNTIDFLLNREEAHNALFREALNKIKDMGSNKDFGVTEDSRLYFDLSTPGKYFDSPKPTEPSFANPRR; the protein is encoded by the coding sequence TTGTTTAGACATGAAAAGCAATTATTGAATAATATACAGGTAAAAGTCGAAAGACCTAATCCTCAATATGCTGCTCTTATGCAGGAGCAATTGGGTGGAGGAAATGGTGAATTAAAAGCAGCATTACAGTATTTATCTCAGAGTTTCAGAGTAAAGGATCAAACAATAAAAGATTTATTTCTCGACATTGGAACAGAAGAACTTAGTCATATGGAAATAGTCGCAGAAACTATTAATTTATTAAATGGACATAATGTGAATTATGAATCAGTAGGAAGTGGAGAAATTCAAAGCCATGTGCTTGGTGGATTGGCACCAGTTTTAATAAATTCTTCAGGAGCACCGTGGACTGCTGATTATGTGACAGTCACAGGAGATCTTGTGGCGGATTTGCTTTCTAACATAGCTTCAGAACAAAGAGCCAAAGTTGTTTATGAATACTTATATCGTCAAATTAATGATAAAGAAGTAAGGAACACGATAGACTTTTTGTTGAATCGTGAAGAGGCACATAATGCATTATTCAGAGAAGCGTTGAATAAAATTAAAGATATGGGCTCAAATAAAGATTTTGGTGTAACCGAAGATTCCAGATTATATTTTGATTTATCTACACCAGGTAAATATTTTGATTCACCTAAGCCTACTGAACCAAGTTTCGCAAATCCGAGAAGATAA
- a CDS encoding alpha/beta hydrolase: MKRKKGIWIFTIATLIFIIISYLIVKSWTTTNYGKLHIRIAIMLKIKKYINPNSINNKSINDIRNIIDKDFTRWNTEPIYFSNIKNLSIPTSSIQIPVRIYTPQVASKLPVIIYSHGGSWIGGSLNTHDNICRKLSQNTNAIVISVDYRLAPENPFPAGLNDVYTVLQWTYKNAESINGNSAHIALVGDSSGANLSAAASLMERDKNGSHIACQVLVYPSTNIFELNSKSWSYFANDFNLSMTDMQKYISLYVPKKEDRINSYASPLLAKNFKGLPDTLIITAEFDPLRDEGETYAEKLKEAGVKVAVTRYKSVTHGFLLMNQITSESDKALNQISSYLQKEL; this comes from the coding sequence ATGAAAAGAAAAAAAGGTATCTGGATATTTACCATTGCTACCTTGATTTTTATTATAATAAGCTATCTAATCGTTAAAAGCTGGACTACAACAAACTATGGCAAACTTCATATAAGAATTGCCATCATGCTAAAAATCAAGAAATATATTAACCCCAATTCAATTAATAATAAGTCAATAAATGATATACGAAATATCATTGATAAAGATTTTACCAGATGGAATACTGAACCTATATACTTTTCTAATATAAAAAACTTAAGTATACCTACATCGTCAATACAAATACCAGTGCGTATATACACACCTCAAGTTGCTAGTAAGCTTCCTGTAATTATTTATTCGCATGGTGGCAGCTGGATTGGAGGAAGCCTCAATACTCATGACAATATTTGCAGAAAACTTTCACAAAATACAAATGCAATTGTGATATCTGTGGACTATCGGCTTGCTCCAGAAAATCCTTTTCCAGCTGGACTTAATGATGTATATACTGTACTCCAGTGGACTTATAAAAATGCAGAAAGCATAAATGGAAATTCGGCACATATAGCTCTTGTAGGAGACAGTTCAGGAGCAAATCTTTCTGCAGCAGCTTCTCTAATGGAACGCGATAAAAATGGTTCCCATATAGCTTGTCAGGTATTAGTGTATCCTTCTACAAACATATTTGAATTAAACAGTAAATCCTGGTCTTATTTTGCTAACGATTTTAATCTTTCAATGACAGATATGCAAAAGTATATCTCTTTGTATGTACCAAAAAAAGAAGATAGAATTAATTCTTATGCATCTCCACTCTTAGCAAAAAATTTTAAAGGACTTCCTGACACACTCATAATAACAGCAGAATTTGATCCTCTAAGAGATGAAGGCGAAACCTATGCTGAAAAATTAAAAGAAGCTGGTGTTAAGGTAGCTGTTACTCGATATAAAAGTGTAACCCATGGATTCCTATTAATGAATCAGATTACAAGTGAATCAGATAAGGCTCTAAATCAAATTTCCTCATATCTTCAAAAAGAACTTTAA
- a CDS encoding helix-turn-helix transcriptional regulator codes for MKNSIKKLRKEKNYRQEDLANALGVTRQTINAIENNKYDPTLLLAFKLANILGTTVDKLFEPDLT; via the coding sequence ATGAAGAATAGTATAAAAAAACTACGTAAAGAAAAAAACTATAGGCAAGAAGATTTAGCTAATGCATTAGGCGTCACAAGACAGACAATAAATGCAATCGAAAATAACAAATATGATCCAACTCTATTGTTAGCCTTTAAACTGGCCAATATACTTGGAACAACAGTAGATAAACTTTTTGAACCTGATCTAACATAG
- a CDS encoding IS3 family transposase, with protein MKPSIKEKVEIAKKYIEQGYNAVFVLKVVKLGRSTYYYNLSVEGKEKTRPKGGKPKGYSINRDGEKVCDDQIKEFILEAIDGDAINYGYRKITYHLRKYCNLVINHKKVYRLCKELRILKDQRIIRTKIKRNIAINRTITGSNQLWEMDIKYGYIEGEDKFFYLLNLIDIFDRSIIDYHMGLHCEAKDAAALLRKCLIRRNLFEEDSKKPVIRTDNGPQFISHKFDECCEELKIEHERIPVKTPNKNAHVESFHRILEDECLKINEFQSYGEAYKIVNEFMEFYNNRRLHSSLRFMAPHEFYNLYFEENLTNIQIRV; from the coding sequence ATCAAACCCTCAATTAAGGAAAAAGTAGAAATAGCTAAAAAGTATATAGAGCAAGGATACAATGCAGTATTTGTACTTAAAGTAGTTAAACTCGGAAGATCAACATATTACTATAATTTAAGTGTAGAAGGCAAAGAAAAGACTAGGCCTAAAGGTGGAAAGCCAAAAGGATATAGTATAAACAGAGATGGTGAGAAAGTATGCGATGATCAGATTAAGGAATTTATTTTGGAGGCCATTGACGGGGATGCTATTAACTATGGATATAGAAAAATAACTTACCATTTAAGAAAATATTGTAATCTTGTGATTAATCATAAGAAGGTTTATCGGCTTTGCAAAGAGCTCAGAATACTTAAAGATCAGAGAATAATTAGAACTAAAATAAAGAGAAATATTGCAATTAACAGAACTATAACAGGCTCAAATCAACTATGGGAAATGGATATAAAATATGGCTATATAGAAGGTGAGGATAAATTCTTCTACTTACTAAATTTAATTGATATCTTTGATAGGAGCATTATAGATTACCACATGGGTTTACACTGTGAGGCTAAAGATGCTGCAGCACTACTGAGGAAGTGCTTAATAAGAAGAAACTTGTTTGAGGAAGACTCTAAAAAGCCAGTAATAAGAACAGACAACGGACCCCAGTTTATAAGTCATAAATTTGATGAATGCTGTGAAGAACTTAAAATTGAACATGAGAGAATACCAGTGAAGACGCCAAATAAAAACGCACATGTAGAATCATTTCACAGAATACTTGAGGATGAGTGTTTAAAAATTAATGAATTTCAAAGCTATGGAGAAGCATACAAAATAGTAAATGAATTTATGGAATTCTACAATAATAGGAGATTACATTCAAGTTTAAGATTTATGGCTCCACATGAATTTTATAACCTTTATTTTGAAGAAAACCTAACAAACATTCAAATAAGGGTCTAA
- a CDS encoding transposase — MKGKSYTKELKEEVLREVKEVGNVSLVSRRHGLSKSTIFTWIRNSKDKDEIKIKPGRKALVEGEKELENELTEVTKENDHLKKLLGEKDLEIAILRDLIKKSNPQLRKK, encoded by the coding sequence ATGAAAGGAAAAAGTTATACGAAAGAATTAAAAGAAGAGGTATTAAGAGAAGTGAAAGAAGTAGGAAATGTTTCACTGGTATCAAGGAGACATGGGCTCTCAAAATCAACTATATTTACGTGGATAAGGAATTCTAAGGATAAGGATGAGATTAAAATTAAGCCTGGTAGAAAAGCTTTAGTTGAGGGAGAAAAAGAACTTGAAAATGAGCTGACAGAGGTAACAAAAGAAAATGATCATCTAAAAAAATTGTTAGGAGAAAAAGATTTAGAAATAGCAATTCTTAGAGATTTAATAAAAAAATCAAACCCTCAATTAAGGAAAAAGTAG
- a CDS encoding VanZ family protein, with translation MENNKIKQQPLTTCLLVVYLLILTWIIVFKMEFSIQELDRFRGINLIPFHESVIVNNRIEFSEIYQNLFVFIPFGLYISMLKSNWSFLKKIVPIASVSLLYELLQFIFAIGASDITDLIGNIVGGIIGIIIYIVLSRLFKTDFKTNKILNIIALIGTICVVMFLALLVIGN, from the coding sequence ATGGAAAATAACAAAATAAAGCAACAGCCATTAACAACTTGCTTACTGGTAGTGTATTTGCTTATATTAACTTGGATTATAGTATTTAAAATGGAATTTTCAATTCAGGAGTTAGATCGTTTTCGTGGCATTAACTTAATTCCATTTCATGAATCGGTAATTGTAAATAACAGGATTGAATTTTCAGAAATATATCAAAACTTATTTGTATTTATTCCTTTTGGACTTTACATTAGTATGTTGAAAAGCAACTGGTCTTTCTTAAAAAAGATTGTTCCAATAGCAAGTGTGAGTTTATTATATGAGTTATTGCAGTTTATATTTGCAATAGGTGCTTCTGATATAACTGATCTTATAGGAAATATTGTTGGAGGAATTATTGGAATTATAATTTATATTGTTCTTAGCAGATTATTTAAAACAGATTTTAAAACAAATAAAATTCTTAATATTATTGCGTTAATTGGAACAATTTGTGTAGTTATGTTTTTAGCACTTTTAGTTATAGGTAATTAA